The nucleotide sequence GCCGGAGCGTCACTATCTGGCATTCCTGGGGCGCATCGCTCCGGAAAAACGCCCGGATCGCGCGATCGAAATCGCAAAGCGCACCGGCGTCCCGTTGAAGATCGCCGCGAAAGTGGACCGCGCCGATCAGGAGTATTTCGAGCACGTCATTCAGCCGCAGCTTGATCATCCGCTGATCGAGTTCATCGGCGAGATCGGCGACCACGAGAAGCGGGGCTTTCTCGGCAATGCCCTGGCCCTCCTGTTCCCGATTGACTGGCCGGAGCCGTTCGGCCTCGTCATGATCGAGGCCATGCGCGAAGGTACGCCGACGATCGCCTGGCGAACCGGGTCCGTTCCCGAGGTGATCGATGACGGCGTCACAGGCTACATCGTCGGATCGATCGAGGAGGCGGTTACTGCGGTGAGCAAGGTGCTCAGCCTCGACCGCAAGACCGTCCGCCAGCGGTTCGAGGAGCGATTCACAGTCACTCGAATGGCTCAGGATTATGTCGCCGCCTATCAACGTGTTCTCGATTGGCCCGCGCTGACCATGCCGCGGGAACGTCCCTTCGCCGCTTCGGGATCCGCGGGTGCAGTGGCAGTCGTCCTGCCCGGCCCGTTGGTGGAGGACGAGCCGGGGCTCGCGGGCATGTCGCAGGTGCCGGTCTGATGGTGGTGCCGTCGACCGCCCCCCTCGCAGATGTCGATCCTACCACGTACGAGGCTGAGCCGACGATATCGCTGGTCGGCCGTGCTCTTAGAAACCTCAAGGACGGCGAAAGCTTTGTCGTCCTGGACAGCCATGGCGATCTGGGCACCATACCTGGAACAGCGGAAGGGCTCTTCTTCCGCGACACGCGTCATCTGTCTCGCATGGAACTGCGCTTGGAGGGACAGGGATTGCTCCTGCTGAACTCCGAAACCCACGACGACAAGGCGGCGCTTTCCGTCGACCTCACCAACCCGATGCTCGACGGCGCGGCTCACGTGCCGCCGGAAACCATCTTTTTCGAACGCACGATGTTTCTATGGAGTGCGGTCTGGTACGAGCGGCTTAGCATCAGGAACTTCACGTCAATCGGCCATCGATTGACGCTCGACTATCGGTTCGACGCCGACTTCCACGACTTGTTCGAGGTGCGGGGGAACAAGCGAAAGACGCGAAGTCCCACCTCCGTCGAGGTGACGGCGCACGACCGCGTGGAATTTTACTGTCTCGGCCTCGACAATGTTGCCCGGCGCACCACGATCGGCTTCGCTCCGGCCCCCCGGACGCTTGAAGGCAACCGGGCAACATTCGACATCGCGCTTGGGGCGGGCGAGAAAACGTCTCTCTTCGTCACCGTGGCCTGTGACGAGCGCGCGTCTGCGACGTTGATGGATTTCTTCCGCGCCTATCGCGAAAGCTGCAGAGCCCGGCGGGCTCTGACAGCGGATATTGTCACGGTGGAAAGCTCGAACGAGCTGTTCAACGAAGTTGCGTGTCGCGCAACATCCGACATCTACACGCTCATCACATCGACGAACCTCGGCCCATACCCCTACGCCGGGATCCCCTGGTTCAGCACGGTCTTCGGGCGAGACGGCATCTTCACCGCGATGTTCATGTTGTGGGTCGACCCCATGATGGCCCGCGGCGTGTTGCGCACGCTGGCGGCGACGCAAGCCACTGAGACCGATCCCCGATCCGATGCGCAGCCGGGCAAGATTCTGCACGAGATGCGTCATGGTGAAATGGCCAATCTCGGTGAAGTTCCCTTCCGCCGTTACTACGGCAGCGTCGACGTCACGCCGCTCTTCGTGATGCTGGCCGGCATGTATCTTGACGCAACCGGAGACCTCGAGACCGTTGCCGCTCTCTGGCCCAACATCCAGGCAGCTTTGCGCTGGATCGATGAAT is from Acuticoccus sediminis and encodes:
- a CDS encoding amylo-alpha-1,6-glucosidase — translated: MVVPSTAPLADVDPTTYEAEPTISLVGRALRNLKDGESFVVLDSHGDLGTIPGTAEGLFFRDTRHLSRMELRLEGQGLLLLNSETHDDKAALSVDLTNPMLDGAAHVPPETIFFERTMFLWSAVWYERLSIRNFTSIGHRLTLDYRFDADFHDLFEVRGNKRKTRSPTSVEVTAHDRVEFYCLGLDNVARRTTIGFAPAPRTLEGNRATFDIALGAGEKTSLFVTVACDERASATLMDFFRAYRESCRARRALTADIVTVESSNELFNEVACRATSDIYTLITSTNLGPYPYAGIPWFSTVFGRDGIFTAMFMLWVDPMMARGVLRTLAATQATETDPRSDAQPGKILHEMRHGEMANLGEVPFRRYYGSVDVTPLFVMLAGMYLDATGDLETVAALWPNIQAALRWIDEYGDQDGDGFVEYSPASAGSLKNQGWKDSHDSIFHADGTGAEGPIALCEVQGYAFAAKRLAARLAMRLGHEEVAASLDASAETLRVRFEEAFWDDDLSTYVLALDGAKRPCRVRASNAGHALFTGIAAPERARRVADGLMGRSGFSGWGIRTLAQGEARYNPMSYHNGSVWPHDNAIIAIGFARYGYKAETIRVFEGLFDAAKNQELRRLPELFCGFMRRPRRSPAPYPVACSPQAWAASAVFGLLGAGLGLELAHASNEFRFREPLMPVFLDELVLRNLKLGSTRVDIRMHRYGHDVATTVLERRGHAKILVIK
- a CDS encoding glycosyltransferase family 4 protein, whose protein sequence is MRIAQVAPLAESVPPQLYGGTERVVSWLTEALVQHGHQVTLFATGDSITSARLVRSVPEGLRLGGIRDHTASLLVMLDAVRHQATDFDIIHFHVDLLQFPMFRKASDRCLTTLHGRLDLIDFHPVYQTFRTMPLVSISASQRTPLPTANWLATIHHGLPPEREPSDTPERHYLAFLGRIAPEKRPDRAIEIAKRTGVPLKIAAKVDRADQEYFEHVIQPQLDHPLIEFIGEIGDHEKRGFLGNALALLFPIDWPEPFGLVMIEAMREGTPTIAWRTGSVPEVIDDGVTGYIVGSIEEAVTAVSKVLSLDRKTVRQRFEERFTVTRMAQDYVAAYQRVLDWPALTMPRERPFAASGSAGAVAVVLPGPLVEDEPGLAGMSQVPV